The following are encoded together in the Acidovorax sp. KKS102 genome:
- a CDS encoding recombinase family protein → MKRAIIYARVSSKRQADDGLPVESQIDHCRSKAAALGATVVKVFTDGGISGTTDRRPSFQDALNFCAVADIDYFITWSSSRFARNHLDAGHYKAVLQRYNTRLIYSSTEVDIGTDDGWFIDAIGSVIDERYSRQVASDTRRSMLKAAKDGYFLGGRVPFGYVVVSDGKRKRLGQHPTEANTVRQIFTMALQGCGTKTIALHLNGTGLTLRGQSFSKNTLTYILKNEVYAGWTIFNRTNKRTPNPPEDWIKVKSHSALVSEEDFERVQKVLEKRKPANVGGQPRSNFAFTGLLKCGLCDASLQTCSGTGRSKVYHYYGCRNSLVGKHRCGFGKVRAELFDEWMLAELLDQVMTPERMADVVAQAYQTRETWAKDRSDRRKTIVAELRVAEKARSNLFSVLELHGQDAPNLGDITQRLREWNDRIRSLEASLVDLENERMSANEQPEVDPAEAAEVLRDIVLNCEDPKKLREFVGSFVREITVTDSEVVVDYHPECLVRHNHRAKIHSAEKWLLDLGSNQGPTD, encoded by the coding sequence ATGAAGCGCGCCATCATCTATGCCCGAGTGAGCAGCAAGCGCCAGGCCGACGACGGCCTGCCCGTTGAAAGCCAGATTGATCACTGCCGATCCAAGGCGGCGGCGCTGGGCGCCACGGTCGTGAAGGTGTTTACCGATGGGGGTATATCGGGCACCACCGACCGCCGCCCGTCTTTTCAGGACGCCCTGAACTTCTGCGCCGTCGCGGATATCGACTACTTCATCACCTGGTCATCCAGCCGGTTCGCCCGCAACCACCTCGACGCTGGGCACTACAAGGCGGTGCTGCAGCGGTACAACACGCGGCTGATTTACTCCAGCACAGAGGTGGACATTGGCACGGATGACGGCTGGTTTATCGATGCCATTGGCTCGGTGATCGATGAGCGCTACTCGCGCCAGGTCGCCAGTGACACCCGCCGCTCGATGCTCAAGGCTGCCAAGGATGGCTACTTTTTGGGGGGGCGCGTGCCGTTTGGCTATGTCGTCGTCTCCGATGGCAAGCGGAAACGGCTGGGGCAGCACCCCACAGAAGCCAACACGGTGCGGCAGATTTTCACGATGGCGCTGCAGGGCTGCGGGACCAAAACGATTGCCCTGCACCTGAATGGCACGGGGTTGACTTTGCGCGGGCAGTCGTTCAGCAAGAACACGTTGACCTACATCCTCAAGAACGAGGTGTATGCGGGCTGGACCATCTTCAACCGTACCAACAAGCGCACGCCGAACCCGCCAGAGGACTGGATCAAGGTGAAGAGCCACAGTGCGCTGGTGAGTGAAGAGGACTTTGAAAGGGTGCAAAAGGTGTTGGAAAAACGCAAACCTGCCAATGTGGGCGGCCAGCCGCGCAGCAACTTTGCCTTCACCGGCCTGCTGAAGTGCGGGCTGTGCGATGCCAGCCTGCAGACCTGCAGCGGTACGGGCCGCAGCAAGGTCTACCACTACTACGGGTGCCGCAATAGCCTGGTGGGCAAGCACCGCTGCGGCTTTGGCAAGGTGCGGGCAGAACTGTTTGACGAGTGGATGCTGGCCGAGCTGCTGGACCAGGTGATGACACCTGAGCGCATGGCCGACGTGGTGGCCCAGGCCTACCAGACGCGCGAGACGTGGGCGAAAGACCGCTCAGACCGGCGCAAAACAATCGTGGCCGAGCTTCGTGTGGCTGAAAAAGCGCGGTCGAACTTGTTCTCTGTCCTGGAGCTGCACGGCCAGGACGCACCGAACCTGGGCGATATCACCCAGCGGCTCCGGGAATGGAACGACCGCATACGCAGCCTGGAGGCCAGTCTGGTTGATCTTGAGAACGAGAGGATGAGTGCGAACGAGCAGCCCGAGGTAGACCCGGCCGAAGCGGCCGAGGTACTGCGGGATATCGTCCTAAATTGCGAAGACCCCAAAAAACTGCGCGAGTTTGTGGGGTCGTTCGTCCGGGAAATCACTGTGACCGACAGCGAGGTGGTGGTGGACTACCACCCTGAGTGCCTGGTAAGGCACAACCACCGCGCAAAGATTCACAGTGCCGAAAAATGGCTCCTCGACCTGGGCTCGAACCAGGGACCTACGGATTAA
- the def gene encoding peptide deformylase, translating to MTIHTILKMGDPRLLRVAQPVTAFDTDELHQLVRDMFETMASVNGAGLAAPQIGVDLQLVIFGSNDRNPRYPNRPLVPPTVLLNPVITPLGAEEEEDWEGCLSVPGLRGKVPRWSRIRYTGFDLYGDPIDRTVDGFHARVVQHECDHLIGKLYPMRVRDFTQFGFTEVLFPEISANEDD from the coding sequence ATGACCATCCACACCATCCTGAAAATGGGCGACCCCCGCCTGCTGCGCGTGGCCCAGCCAGTGACCGCATTCGACACCGATGAGTTGCACCAGCTGGTGCGCGACATGTTCGAGACCATGGCCTCGGTGAACGGAGCCGGGCTGGCCGCACCGCAGATCGGGGTGGATCTGCAACTGGTCATTTTTGGCTCGAACGACCGCAACCCGCGTTATCCGAACCGGCCGCTGGTGCCACCCACCGTCCTGCTCAACCCGGTGATCACGCCTCTGGGGGCAGAAGAGGAAGAAGACTGGGAAGGGTGCCTCTCCGTGCCGGGTTTGCGTGGCAAGGTGCCCCGCTGGTCACGCATCCGCTACACAGGCTTTGACCTGTATGGCGATCCCATTGACCGCACGGTAGACGGCTTTCATGCGCGCGTTGTGCAGCATGAGTGTGATCACCTGATCGGAAAGCTGTACCCCATGCGGGTGCGTGATTTCACGCAGTTCGGGTTCACCGAGGTGCTGTTCCCGGAGATCAGCGCCAACGAGGACGACTGA
- a CDS encoding [protein-PII] uridylyltransferase: protein MTELHALRDAYRSDKAALLAAMQSTGASTRGIRVLLRKLSSLAGNLLQTLWQRAQLPDDMALVAVGGFGRDQLFPYSDVDVLLLLPDGTAPEAGSALRTKLEGFIGSCWDTGLEIGSSVRTVAECLAESAGDVTVQTSLLESRLVCGNAALFAEFQRQYRAQMNPQAFLVAKTLEMRQRHTKYENTPYSLEPNCKESPGGLRDLQMILWVSQAAGLGSNWKELAASGMATAFEVRQIERNEALLCLIRARLHAAAVRHEDRLVFDLQTAVAESFGYRSQAPDGSRLPMRASESLMRRYYWAAKAVSQLSQILLLNIEERLNPSTHEPRPINERFFEKAGLIEVASDDLYTRDPHAILETFLLYQTTVGLKDLSARTLRALYNARGVMDSAFRRDPVNRDAFMRILQQPSGITHAMRLMNQTSVLGRYLWPFRRIVGQMQHDLFHVYTVDQHILMVLRNVRRFFMAEHAHEYPFCSQLAGGWDKPWILYVAALFHDIGKGRGGDHSQIGAEEVRRFCRQHGVDREDARLIEFLVREHLTMSTVAQKQDLSDPDVIGAFAHRVGNERNLTAMYLLTVADIRGTSPKVWNAWKGKLLEDLYRATLRTLGGRAPDAAAEIEARKREALVLLALNALPFEAHKALWATLDVSYFMRHDAADIAWHTRHLSRHVGTAKPVVRARQSLAGDGLQVMVYAADQADLFARICGYFDRVGFSILDARVHTANNGYALDTFQVVASSASEQPGHYRELTHMVESDLMRVIEEGGPLPEPTRKRVSRRVKSFPVAPRVTLRPDEKAQRWLLAISASDRAGLLYLVARILAQHHLSVQLAKVSTLGERVEDTFLIQGPELQNNARQIQIETELLQELSS, encoded by the coding sequence ATGACTGAACTCCATGCCCTGCGCGACGCCTACCGCAGCGACAAGGCCGCGCTGCTGGCTGCCATGCAATCCACCGGCGCATCAACGCGCGGCATCCGGGTGCTGCTGCGCAAGCTGTCGTCGCTGGCGGGCAACCTGCTGCAAACCCTGTGGCAACGCGCCCAACTGCCCGATGACATGGCCCTGGTGGCGGTCGGCGGCTTCGGGCGCGACCAGCTGTTCCCCTACTCCGATGTCGATGTCCTGCTGCTGCTGCCCGACGGCACGGCGCCCGAGGCCGGCAGCGCCTTGCGCACCAAGCTCGAAGGCTTCATTGGCAGCTGCTGGGACACGGGCCTGGAGATCGGGTCGAGTGTGCGCACGGTGGCCGAGTGCCTGGCCGAGAGCGCGGGCGATGTCACCGTACAGACCTCGCTGCTCGAATCGCGGCTGGTGTGCGGCAATGCCGCGCTGTTTGCAGAGTTCCAACGCCAGTACCGCGCGCAGATGAACCCCCAGGCGTTTCTGGTCGCCAAGACGCTTGAGATGCGCCAGCGCCACACCAAGTACGAGAACACGCCTTACTCCCTGGAGCCTAACTGCAAGGAGTCGCCCGGCGGTCTGCGCGACCTGCAGATGATCCTGTGGGTGTCCCAGGCGGCCGGTCTGGGCAGCAACTGGAAGGAGCTGGCCGCCAGCGGCATGGCCACGGCCTTCGAAGTGCGCCAGATCGAGCGCAATGAGGCGCTGCTCTGCCTGATCCGAGCCCGCCTGCATGCAGCGGCCGTGCGGCACGAAGACCGGCTGGTGTTCGACTTGCAGACCGCGGTGGCCGAGTCGTTCGGCTACCGTTCGCAGGCACCCGACGGCTCTCGCCTGCCCATGCGCGCCAGCGAAAGCCTGATGCGCCGCTACTATTGGGCGGCCAAGGCCGTGTCGCAGCTCAGCCAGATCCTGCTGCTCAACATCGAAGAGCGCCTGAACCCATCGACCCACGAGCCACGTCCGATCAACGAGCGCTTCTTCGAGAAGGCGGGCCTCATCGAAGTGGCGAGTGACGACCTGTACACCCGCGACCCGCATGCGATCCTGGAGACCTTTCTGCTCTACCAGACCACCGTGGGGCTCAAAGACCTGTCGGCGCGCACCCTGCGCGCGCTGTACAACGCCCGCGGCGTGATGGACAGCGCCTTCCGGCGCGACCCGGTCAACCGTGATGCCTTCATGCGCATCCTGCAGCAGCCCTCGGGCATCACCCATGCCATGCGGCTGATGAACCAGACCTCGGTGCTGGGGCGCTACCTGTGGCCGTTTCGCCGCATCGTGGGGCAGATGCAGCATGACCTGTTCCACGTCTATACGGTGGATCAGCACATCCTGATGGTGCTGCGCAACGTGCGACGGTTCTTCATGGCCGAGCATGCGCACGAATACCCGTTCTGCTCGCAGCTGGCGGGAGGGTGGGACAAGCCATGGATTCTTTACGTGGCGGCCCTGTTCCACGACATTGGCAAGGGGCGCGGCGGCGACCACTCGCAAATTGGCGCAGAGGAGGTACGGCGCTTTTGCCGCCAGCACGGCGTAGACCGCGAAGATGCCCGGCTCATCGAGTTTCTGGTGCGCGAACACCTGACCATGAGCACCGTGGCGCAAAAGCAGGACTTGAGCGACCCCGATGTGATCGGCGCCTTTGCGCACCGTGTGGGCAACGAGCGCAACCTCACAGCCATGTACCTGCTCACCGTGGCGGACATCCGCGGCACCAGCCCCAAGGTCTGGAACGCCTGGAAGGGCAAGCTGCTGGAAGACCTGTACCGCGCGACACTGCGCACCCTGGGTGGCCGTGCACCCGATGCAGCCGCCGAGATCGAGGCCCGCAAGCGCGAGGCGCTGGTGCTGCTAGCGCTCAACGCCCTGCCCTTTGAAGCGCACAAGGCGCTGTGGGCCACGCTCGACGTGAGTTACTTCATGCGCCATGACGCGGCCGACATTGCCTGGCACACGCGTCATCTTTCGCGCCACGTGGGCACCGCCAAACCGGTCGTGCGCGCCCGCCAGTCGCTGGCGGGTGATGGGCTGCAGGTGATGGTCTACGCGGCCGACCAGGCCGACCTGTTTGCCCGCATCTGCGGCTACTTTGACCGCGTGGGCTTCAGCATCCTGGATGCGCGGGTGCACACCGCCAACAACGGCTATGCGCTCGATACCTTCCAGGTGGTGGCCTCTTCTGCATCCGAACAGCCCGGGCACTACCGCGAGCTGACCCACATGGTCGAGAGCGACCTGATGCGCGTGATCGAGGAAGGCGGCCCGCTGCCCGAGCCCACCCGCAAACGGGTATCGCGCCGGGTCAAGAGCTTCCCGGTCGCACCCCGCGTGACCCTGCGGCCCGATGAAAAAGCGCAGCGTTGGCTGCTGGCCATTTCTGCCAGCGACCGTGCGGGCCTGCTGTATCTGGTGGCCCGCATCCTGGCGCAGCACCACCTGAGCGTGCAACTGGCCAAGGTCAGCACCCTGGGCGAACGGGTGGAAGACACCTTCCTCATCCAGGGCCCCGAGCTGCAGAACAACGCGCGCCAGATCCAGATCGAGACCGAACTGCTGCAGGAACTGTCATCCTGA